The Tenebrio molitor chromosome 5, icTenMoli1.1, whole genome shotgun sequence genome has a segment encoding these proteins:
- the uzip gene encoding protein unzipped, whose protein sequence is MTRISSAFILTLLVALVRADTSVYILSENLEQVVTSSTLQWVSSSGFNESMLNNAVVAAYQVIDDQDSADEVATGKPVYVCRAKINYVWVSGQLRPKKRACVVSMYKKVSPHSTFEVLINIEDSARLSWVYKDKYTTSSPQGAVTSGEGREGTTRTFVARRKTKSHNKPGSLTYNIGKFNPSENLGVFDVVDQNNDELTFEDGEILVETEPISYELKAVKFDRIRARHPKKLRVLGHAILKNTETGVQRVDTVISYNYTYSMYWGKGHGLLTGLNFTVYLANGTKRGNWALPKTEEIVETQTIEKYLDEGTAVNVTLYGNYTESDVPYTATVHSLYKDKEDKHRLLSESKREHHMTDIYIDFGPVYYLHNNSHVPTTTTTTTTTTTTTSATTSKTKSTTHNVSPLDIPQVVQVGNSEKKPDEASAIKIHENSSMMSDASNAEAEVATTTKKNAQGASSSTRAVVDLMVLGAVSIVVRRVT, encoded by the exons ATGACGAGGATATCGTCCGCTTTTATCCTCACCCTTTTGGTCGCGCTCGTCCGTGCGGACACTTCGGTCTACATCCTGTCCGAAAATCTGGAACAGGTCGTGACTTCGTCCACTCTTCAATGGGTGTCATCGTCCGGTTTCAACGAGAGCATGCTCAACAACGCCGTGGTCGCGGCGTATCAAGTGATCGACG ACCAGGATAGCGCCGATGAAGTCGCCACCGGCAAACCAGTGTACGTCTGCAGGGCCAAGATCAACTACGTGTGGGTCTCGGGTCAGTTGAGACCCAAGAAGCGAGCCTGCGTCGTGTCAATGTACAAGAAAGTATCCCCTCACAGCACTTTCGAAGTGTTGATCAACATCGAAGACAGCGCCAGGTTGAGCTGGGTGTACAAAGACAAGTACACCACGTCGAGTCCGCAAGGTGCTGTGACCAGCGGCGAAGGACGCGAAGGAACCACGAGGACCTTCGTGGCCAGACGCAAGACCAAGAGCCACAACAAACCAGGATCTCTGACTTACAACATCGGTAAGTTCAACCCGTCCGAGAATTTGGGAGTGTTCGACGTGGTCGACCAGAACAACGACGAACTGACCTTCGAAGACGGAGAGATCTTGGTGGAGACCGAACCCATCAGCTACGAACTCAAAGCTGTGAAGTTCGACCGGATCCGCGCCAGACACCCCAAGAAGTTAAGAGTTTTGGGCCACGCCATCTTGAAGAACACCGAAACCGGCGTGCAGAGAGTCGACACTGTGATCAGCTACAACTACACCTACTCCATGTATTGGGGCAAAGGTCACGGTCTCCTCACCGGACTCAACTTCACCGTCTACCTGGCCAACGGTACCAAGAGAGGCAACTGGGCCTTGCCCAAAACTGAAGAGATCGTAGAAACCCAGACAATCGAGAAGTACCTGGACGAAGGTACCGCCGTCAACGTGACCCTCTACGGAAATTACACCGAATCTGACGTCCCCTACACTGCCACCGTCCACTCCCTCTACAAGGACAAAGAAGATAAGCACAGGTTGTTGTCGGAGAGCAAACGCGAGCACCACATGACCGACATCTACATAGATTTTGGACCGGTCTATTATTTGCACAATAACAGTCACGTACCCACTACTACCACCACGACCACGACCACCACCACGACCACTTCGGCCACCACGAGCAAGACCAAGTCGACGACTCACAACGTCTCTCCTTTGGACATCCCCCAAGTGGTCCAGGTCGGCAACTCCGAGAAGAAACCGGACGAGGCCTCCGCCATCAAGATCCACGAGAACAGCAGCATGATGTCCGACGCCAGCAACGCAGAGGCTGAGGTCGCCACGACGACGAAGAAGAACGCGCAAGGTGCGAGCTCGTCGACGCGCGCCGTGGTCGACCTGATGGTGCTGGGAGCGGTTTCGATCGTCGTGCGTCGAGTGACGTAA